In Candidatus Woesearchaeota archaeon, the DNA window AAGACATTGCGCAGGTCCGCAGTCTTGTACACATGTATTGCATTCATTCCCCTCACAGATATTGTCTCCACATTGTCCACCTAAATCAATAGGTGATTTTAGGCAAGCGCCTGATTTACAGCCGAATTCGCAAGGGATTGTTTCAACTCTATATTCACCATACTCACACCATGATTCTATTACAGAGTCACCAATTTCACCCGTTGTTGGTCCTGCTTTTGTGTAAGTACAAATTTCTACATTTGAGTATTGATTTTCTCCTTTTCTGTATTCAGTGACTCCTCTTTCATAGAAATTTTTACCGCTGTCTGAATCTGAACATTCGTTGAACACTCTTAAACAAAACTCTACCCTGTCAACTTCACCTGCCAAATTTTGGCTTTTGATATCAACGATTGAAATTTTAGTATCGTCTTTTAGAAGATATGCTTCTGATTCACTAAGTAAATCTGTTAGTTCGCCATTAACAATTAATTTTACTTCATCACTATTAACTAATAATGCTGAAACCTCATACTCTTTAAGCGACGCTTCATATGTCCTTGTTTCTCCTTCATCCAGTACATCAATTACATTACAGTTAAGTTCTTGTTCTGGAGGCACACATGCACCGTTTTTGCAACCATTTGGACAAATATAAAATTTATGCTGTTGCTGGCAATTACGATTTACATAATTTTCCCAAAGGCCATTTGCACTATCCATTGCAGGCCCAAATTCTCCTTCTTTGCAGTTATCAACTCCAATTGAAGTTCCATTTTTTAAAATTTTTCCAAAAACATTATAATTGATACCATTATCAGAATCTTTAAGATCACAAGGATATTGCAGATTACAATATACAATATCTCCGCAATAATCAAACTCTACAGAATTAATTTTAAGTTTATATTTCCCATCAATGTTAAACTCTTTAGCCAAATTATCCTCTTTAACTTCAGATGAATAAAGACGTCTAGTATTTACACCATTAATCCTAAAAATACAACTATTAGAACTTTTCTCACAATTTAATAAATGAACAATATAATTCTTACCAGATAATTCATAACCTTTGATATTATCCATTTCATTGCCGATAAGCATTTGATAAGCTGAGCTGTCTACAACAGGTTCAAAATTAACCTTTTCATAAACTTCACTATATCTATCTAAAAAAGATTGAGCATCAGGTGTATCTATTGACTGACCATTTACTGTATCAGCCAACAATGGTTGATTTACCGTACCAGAAACAACAACTGTTAAATGGATAACAACAACTGATAATACCATAAACAATAAGCCAACTTTGGATTTGTGTAATTTGTATATATTAATTTCTACCACCTATTAAAATTAATATATTTCTAAAGTTTATATAACTATCCATTTGTCTAACGCCCCATAGTAATACTTTAGTAAAGTGAAGCTTCAATACAAAAGTTAGCATCTTCCAATGAGACACTACTACTTAATAGATTAGTAACCTATGGTTACTTCATGGGTTTAATAGCCAGTAACTTGCTACAACAATTAATTAAACGCATGAAGTTTAAAATCAAATATGACTTGCTATAGGGGGTATTTTTATTACCTTATATAATCGGTTTAAGGTGCAAACTGACGCTAACTTTGTTCAATTGCTTCACAAAGCTGAAGTATTACGATTAATGACACTACTTAACTTATAATCTTAGGGAGATATTGTTATGAGTAATAAGCAAGGCAAAGTTCCAATAAATGGACAATATCCCCATAGGAACATTTATAATAGTGGGTGTATTTATTTGGACTAATGGAAGAAGACAATGTTTTAATCAAGGAGAGGAAAGAAAAATTACGTAAATTACGTGAATTGGGTATAAATCCTTATCCATACAAATTCGATAGAAAACATTTGTCTAGTTATATAAATAAAAAGTATTCCAAACTTGAACATGGAAATAAATCTGAAGAAGTTGTTGTTGTAGCAGGCAGAATTTTGCAATTGCGTAAAATGGGTAAAGCCGCATTTGCGCATATTCAAGACCGAGATGGAAAAGTGCAGATATATTTACGTGAGGACGGCTTAAAAGAAAAATATGATTTATTAAAATATATAGATATTGGAGATTTTATAGGTATATCTGGCAAAGTTTTCAAGACAAAATTGGGTGAGGTTACTATTGAAGTCCAAGATTTGCAAATTTTAACAAAAACTTTACGCCCATTGCCTGAAAAATTTCACGGGCTAAAGGACCCTGAACTTCGATACAGAATGAGATATGTAGATTTAATTATGAACCCCGAAGTTAAAGATGTTTTTATAAGCAGGGCAAAAATAATTGGTTTAATAAGAAAATATTTTGATGACTATGGAGCTTTAGAAGTTGATACTCCCTGTTTACAGCCAATATATGGCGGAGCTGCTGCAAGACCTTTCAAAAGTCATTTACATGCTTTGAATATGCCTATATATTTGCGTATTTCAAATGAACTTTATTTGAAAAGGTTAATCGTTGGCGGGTTCGATAAAGTTTACGAATTTGCGCGCGACTTTAGAAATGAAGGTATTGATAAAACACATAACCCTGAATTTACTCAGATTGAGATGTATGAAGCCTATGTAGATTATGAACACATGATGAAACATGTCGAAAAAATATATGAAATGGCTGCAAAAGAACTGCATGGTTCTACTAAATTTAAATTTGGAGAGCATAATATTGATGTTAAAACTCCCTGGAAACGTATGACTATGATTGAAGCTGTTAACAAGTTTGCGGGTTTGCAAAACAGTGGAATTACCGATATTTCTAAAGCATCAGATGAAGAATTAAAAGAAATAATTAGAAATTATAATATCGAAGTTAAAGGCGATTTAAGTCGCGGCATGATGATTCAACAAATCTTTGAAGAATTATGCGAAGATAAACTAATCCAGCCGGTATTTATTATGCATCATCCAGTTGAATCTACACCTTTATGTAAAACTCTTCGTAATGGCGACGAAACTACAGTTGAAAGGTTTGAACCTTACATTGCGGGTATGGAAATTGCAAATGGTTATTCTGAATTAAACGATCCAATAATGCAAAAGATGTTGCTTGAACAACAAGCAGAACAGCTACAAAATGGTTCAGAAGAAGCGCATCCTTACGATGAAGATTTTGTGCGCGCAATTGAATATGGAATGCCGCCAACTGGCGGAGTTGGTATTGGAATTGACAGGATGGTAATGATATTAACTAATTCTGCCAGTATAAGAGACGTTATTTTATTTCCGTTTATGAAAGAAGAAAGTAATGGTGAATAGAACACCACAATCCTTATAAATGAAAAACTTGTTTCTAATGATATAATGGTTAATAGAGCTCAGCTTGGCTTAATTGAGCCAGTGATAATAATGGGCCGAAAGGTTATGGCCCGCATTGATACTGGCGCAGAACGCAGTTCAATTCATGATGAATTGGCTGTTGAATTGGGTATTAAACTAAGCGGGGAAACACAAAAAATTAGATCTGCTAATGGTTTAACTAAACGTCCCCTGGCAAATGTTGTTATTGAGATGGGGAATCAAGTAATTAAAACACAGATTACTGTTTATGACCGCAGCAAAATGAAATATCTTTTGTTAATCGGACATGACGTATTGAAGCAAGGAAATTTTTTGATTGATCCATTAAAATAAGATTGATATAGAAAATTTATAAAATAATCTGACTGAAATAATTCAAATAATTGTTAAGAATAATTGGCTAATATTATTTTTACAAATAATATTCCTCTTTAATAAATATATTAAATGATTTTGTCATGATTGGTGAAATATTTGAAAGCTGCAATTATATCATTAGGAAGTGTAAGTTCACAGTGGATTTCTAACGAATTAAAAAAATACTTTGATAAAGTAGACTTTTTACAGTTAAGAAAGTTTGAAGTTACAATTGATCACAAAGAGTCTCAGATTTTTTATGACGGCGAAGAATTAGGAGATTATGATTGTGTGTATGTGAGAGGTTCAGGCAAATATGCGCAATTATTAAGATGTATTTCTTCAATTTTAGAACAAAAAGAAAGGATATATTTGCCTTTAAAGTCATCAGTATTTACAATTGCGCATGATAAATTATTAACCAATTTATATTTACAAAAAGCAGGTGTACCTATGCCATGCACTTATCTTGTTTCTAACCTTGAAACAGGTAAACATATGTTGAAACGCATTAAATATCCAATAGTATTAAAATTTCCAGAGGGTACGCATGGTAAAGGCG includes these proteins:
- the lysS gene encoding lysine--tRNA ligase; protein product: MEEDNVLIKERKEKLRKLRELGINPYPYKFDRKHLSSYINKKYSKLEHGNKSEEVVVVAGRILQLRKMGKAAFAHIQDRDGKVQIYLREDGLKEKYDLLKYIDIGDFIGISGKVFKTKLGEVTIEVQDLQILTKTLRPLPEKFHGLKDPELRYRMRYVDLIMNPEVKDVFISRAKIIGLIRKYFDDYGALEVDTPCLQPIYGGAAARPFKSHLHALNMPIYLRISNELYLKRLIVGGFDKVYEFARDFRNEGIDKTHNPEFTQIEMYEAYVDYEHMMKHVEKIYEMAAKELHGSTKFKFGEHNIDVKTPWKRMTMIEAVNKFAGLQNSGITDISKASDEELKEIIRNYNIEVKGDLSRGMMIQQIFEELCEDKLIQPVFIMHHPVESTPLCKTLRNGDETTVERFEPYIAGMEIANGYSELNDPIMQKMLLEQQAEQLQNGSEEAHPYDEDFVRAIEYGMPPTGGVGIGIDRMVMILTNSASIRDVILFPFMKEESNGE
- a CDS encoding ATP-dependent zinc protease: MVNRAQLGLIEPVIIMGRKVMARIDTGAERSSIHDELAVELGIKLSGETQKIRSANGLTKRPLANVVIEMGNQVIKTQITVYDRSKMKYLLLIGHDVLKQGNFLIDPLK